The Raphanus sativus cultivar WK10039 unplaced genomic scaffold, ASM80110v3 Scaffold1613, whole genome shotgun sequence DNA segment TGAAAAATGGAACCTACGAAGATCATTTTAGCATTTAAAACATGTAGAACGAACCTCAGcactaaaaattaagattttggGTAAGATATGGCGAGTAAAAATTCACAAGACAGAAGCATGCCTTTGGACCATTGTCGCCAGGACGGTACTTTCTCGCAGGCAACCTCACCCGCCTTTGTAAAAGGTGTCGAGAAGTCAGAAGAGATGAGACTCTAACAGGAACAGGTTTGTCAACCACCTGACAGGATAAAGAAACAATGGGAACAAATAGGAAACTTTACGATGAACAAGGAGAACTGAACGGAGATATTTTATAGGTATGACgatgaaaatatgatatttggTTATATTCAGGAAagagttaaaaagaaaaaggaacaGTGTGGGTGTTGCAGAAGGAAGAGTAGGCTTACAGGTAAGCTGGAGATTCCATATTGAATCGACGATGAGTTTCCGCTTTGATTTATTGAAATCTGAGGCATAGCAGGAAGAGTTCCAAATGGATTTGTAACAACAACCGGTTGCAAAACAACAGAGCTCGGCGGAGCAGGCCtataatacaaaaacaaaaacaaattgaagCTCAAATAGAGCATAACAAAACTTATACAAAACGAAAACAGAAGTCCTGCAAGGACTGATGTCAGAAAGATCATACGTTTGCCCAAAGTTGCCTTGACCAAAAAATCCCAGTCCACCAGCATTCCCAGTTGCATTAGCTTTAGAACATGAATAAAAAAAGAGTTAGCATCTAGTAATAAGAGGACAACGTCAGTGACTTGGTCGTCAGAGGTACCTGCTTGTGTTTGACCGAAGTTGTTGAAACCAAAACCATTTGATGCTTGACCTGGCTGAGATGATTGAAAAGGTGTCACACCAGCAGGCTacagaaataaagaaagattaGAAGGCCCAAACTAGATCAAAAGGGAACTGTAGGAGCAGGGCTCAATGAAGCAAAAGAACTACTAACTGTGAAGAGAACAGGTATCACCAAAGGAAATGAAAAAACTAAGTGCTTGAGCATATAAACGAATGCAAAAACAAAAGTTCACCGTGGTTTGTCCAAATGGAGAGCTGCTAGACGTGGTTAATGTTGACGAACTTGAAAACAGGTTGCCAAATCCAGTCGAAGGCTTATTGAACATGTTAGTTTGGCCGAATGCAGGAGCACTATTCTGTCCGAACTGTCCAAAAGCAGAACCAGTCTGTCCAAATGCAGAACCAGTCTGTCCCATCGAGGGGtttgagctgaacagagaagaTGACTGAGTGTTGCCAAATGCTGAGGTTGCACCTTGTCCTGGAGCTGAACCAAATATTGATGGAGAAGAACCAAATCCAGGAGTGCTTGACGAACCAAATAACGGTGATGAGGTCGTTGTTCCAAAAGCGGAAGTGGCAGTTGATGACGTTGACCCAAAAAGATTGGATGAAGATGTTACACCAAAGGGCGAGGAACCAAAAGTTGAAGTAGCCGCTCCAAAACCCGAACTGGCAATTGTTGGGGTTTGAGAGGCAAAAGGGTTGGTAGATGTTGAACTCGCAAAAGGGTTTGCTGGATTTGCTGGCGTCTGACCAAACGCCGGTGATGGAGCAAAAGGATTTGGCTGAGCAGCTGAAACACCAAATCCGGTATTTCCAGGAGACTGACCAGCAGGACGTGGTCCACCTGAAAATTGAAAATGTAGAGAATCCATAGTTAGAAAAAGTACAAGAAAATAGCGTTAAGCAGATGTAATACCAGATTTGTTTGATCAAGTGTGATTTGTACCTTTATCTCCGCGCTGGTAGTCTTCCCACCTTAGCTCCTCATGGCTTTTATCTTTGTATGCCGGCATGGCAGAAATAGATTCCAACTTTCCAGCAGGCGTACCACTGGCTGTATCTGCCTCAACGGTCGGTGCATAAGGCACGGCTCGACTGCCCCCTTGTTGTTGGCCACCGAAAGGTGATTGACCAAAACCAGAACTCCCAAATGTTGGGGTTGAAGCCTGCGGCTGCGCACCTGCAAAACAAATCATGAAACATATTTCTTCATCCTTTATCCAAATGACTAACACAACAATTAGTTTGGACATGCTAAAGTGCGAACCTTGGGCTCCAAATGGAGATGGCGTAGAGCCGAATGCGCTGCTGCCAAATGCTGATGTGGACTGGCCAAAAGCTGGGGAGGAGCCAAAACTAAACGATGAGGTATTTGATGCACCAAAAGTAGGAGTACTGGATGCTCCAAAGGCAGGAGAACTTGATGCACCAAAGGCAGGAGAGGCTGCTGCACCAAAAGCAGGAGTGTTTGATGCACCAAAAGCAGGAGTGCTTGAAGCACCAAAAGCAGGGGTGCTAGAAGCTCCAAAAGCACCTCCAGAACCAAAGCCAGTGTTCCCAAACGTGTTTCCAGTGCTACCAAAGGCTGGAGTCGGTGAAGCTCCAAATGCAGGTGTGCTTGTGGCGCCAAAAGAAGGCTGGTTAGAGGTGCCGAAGGCAGGCGTGCTTGTGGCACCAAAAGCAGGCGTGCTCGATGCACCAAACGAGGGTGTGCTTGTAGCACCGAAGGCAGGCGTGCTCGATGCACCGAAGGCAGGCGTGCTCGTGGCACCAAAAGGTGTGGATGAACCAAAAGTGCTGTTTCCAAATGCAGGTTGAGATTGCTGCGCTGTGCTTCCAAAAGGATTTGACTGAGGCGTTGAAAATCCCTGCCCAAAACCAGAAGACCCTGAAAGAAGAACAAATAAATTAACGTGGTCCCGAAAAGGAAATGTGAAACTGAAAACATGGATTAACGACTAACGAGACCACGTGCTAAAGAAAGATAAACAACAAATAAATCGAAGCCAAGATCTAAAAAACAGTAGAAAGAGGACCGAAAAAGCGAACGTTTAAAGAACGGTTCAAGACTATTTAACCTGGTAGTGAAAACATTATAGACACCACGAAACTAAGATAATGTGCACTGAAACAAAGAGCCCTATTAAATGCTTGGAAAATATTGAAACCACTAAACAAGGCTAATTCCTAAACCTACCAATCTAGATGCAAAAGACCACCTCCTCAGGCATGCATATATACTCACGATATTAAAGACAAAAAATTCATATCCAGAAAAAACAGTAAATCAAGTGACATATAAGGTACTTACCGCCAAAAGGTGAAGGTGCTGGGGAAGCTCCAAAGGCCGGAGTAGAACTCCCAAATGCTGGTGATGAAGAAGCTCCAAAAGTTGTGGTGGAGCCGAACGGAGAAGAGGCTTGAGGTGCACCAAAGACACCGGTTGAAGTGCCACCAAAGATCGAACTCCCTGTCTGTGCAGCAAAAGGTGAAGAAGATGTGCCAAACGGTGTTGCTGCTGCTGGAGCAAAGGGATTATTACTACTAGTGTTGCTGGTCTGACCAAACAAAGATTGGGACCCAAATGGGCTGCTGCTACTAGATGACTGTCCAAAAGCTATAATAAACAATATTTCACAAGGtcaattttcttttacaaaaaaaaaaagaagcattaaatatatacaaataaaattattcataACGAGATTGAAGGCTACGAAATTAACAAGTGTAAGTAATCATAATTACTTACGATTAGATGATCCAAACATCTTCCTCTGTAGTTTCACAACGCCGGACCCAGCCAAAAGAGATTATAGTATCTCGAAGCtggtaaaaacaaaacaaaaactattaGGATACGAGAAAAAGAGAACAAGAGCACACAAGCAAACACCATATACGAAAAATCAAGTATAAAATCCAAAATCCCAATAAGCATCCATAATCATTCTAGATGACGAACTTCTAAACCTATTAACGAACCTCTCTCAACAATAAATTGAACCAAGTAACATCACAAATCACAATAGATATCAGCAACTCAGAAATTGACTATTAGAACGAGAAATCCAGCAAAAAATCAAACTTGGGTGGGAACTAATCGAAAATGTAACTTCACGAAACAGCGAAGAAAAGCTATGAATCCGGATGTAAAACGAGACGAAGACGTTATTATACGATCAATCAAATATGCCTCAAAACGAAGCTCAAAGAGGAAAGTAGCGGAAGCTCCGGTTATTGAAATTAGGGTTCAGGAGTGAAATCGCCGATAAGAAACGAATAGGTTAGGCGCCAAATCAAACGTGGAAGAAAGGAAGATAATTAGGGTGTGGAATGGAACCTGAAAATGACGACGGAGGAAGTAAGGAGCAATCTGGCTCGCCGGAATCGAAAGCGCGAGACTTCGTTCTACCTCCGAGACGCTAATTTGCTGAATTATTTGTTTTAGGTCactctatttatttttatattaaacgaaactctaatatttttttttttgtcaacaaacgAAACTCTAATATAAAACTGTTATACAACAATTgtctttaaaattattttatcagtAATtctaattttacaattttacctttaagtaaataatttttataaatgtatttttatgtaaagaaaaactaaactGACTCTTTTTGGACAAAACTGACACtcataatcatttataaatcttttttttaacaacttcACTCTTTAAATACCAAACCTTTAAATATCactaaattataaatctaaGTGTTAGTATTTTTTGATTGAAGATATTATGAAAAATAGTATCTAACTAAtggtattttaaaaatgtttcttgattttgtggcaaataatttatatagcacaaaaataattatgaaaaaataagaggtaattaacaaaaattaaactaatgctagttaaaaataaataaataaaatttcaaatcctaaatcatTTACTTAATACCACCTACACAATTATAAACCATATATTTTAAGTACTAAActcataataaatttataaaataataactttttaacacccccaaaaaataataacttatgtTTAAGgttattttggaaattttctcTCTTGTGTACTACTATTTGAATAAAAATGTGATTTATTGCTAttttagattatatatttttatttaatccaACAATTAACATTTTCTCTCTTGtgtagttatttttttttctgtgtgcCTTATTAATTCCAACTTTTCCAAGTAAATGCAGAACACACTAGTAATTTTTTCAGTCCAAGACCAAGAAGAATGCAAGCAAACCGGTTAGTACTTGGCACTGATCTCTTGTATCTCCTATACAACAAGGAAATCAAGTTAATGTAATAATCACTttactagatgataatccgcgccttgcgcggggtgaacttttttaaaaatatgttgtatctaaataaataatacatttttgttattaataatttttttacatttgattagggatgaAATGTGGATATGTATCATTTGGTTTGattaggttcggtttggatctttacAAATTTGGTTCGTATTTTTATATGTTCGGTTTGGGCTTAGATTCAGATAAtccatttaatattttaaaaacttaaagttcatatatattttaaatttctcaaaacataaaaataaaaataatatgttacatataaatttgaataatgtataccaaaatacttaaacttaacataaaaattggtttaacttaaatatttggacagaaaatgaatagatattttcagtattttgatattttgagtaatgtttagttattttaaatatataatttttactattttatatatttctaagtattttggacaatttaaaagcatcttaagtattttgtatatttcttttagatattaattttttttaaaataatatatttaagtatataaatttggttcGAATACTTGGATACCCAATATATTTTGGTCCGTATCGGGCGGTTCTGGTTTTTtagataacaaaattttaaacatgttcatatatctaaccaatttaattaaagttctatactattttctggattggatttggttcggttatttggattcggatttttttctcaaccatatattttttattgtaaccaaatttcaaatgaacgtgacgatggttcatactgattttgggtatgcaacaatttttaaactaaaacactttctattatttacgtgatttatttagttaatcattaaaaaatttcAAGGACCATTAAAAATAATgggctgaactgaaaaaaatttatcattgatcacaaattttcaatgtgaggcttgtaccacttttagtaatttatattctttttaaaaaattcgaaatacaacatataagaaaaaatataattttttttttatatgcttaatgtgattgtttaatttatttaaaaaaataaaattaaacgaaaagtatagaggataaaaaattattatcaaatctttattattcatagtcattaatggtgatatatatgtcaatcatattatgaagttccgtagcttttatttaaggaaagaatagagaatatttttttgtatattaataattaatttaatagttatttaataaaaactataatatatgtgtagatggaccaacCTATTTCTCTAATAATTCTGAGAATAATTCTCATGATGACACGTGACTACTAAATAATGTTGCAATGCttcaggattaatatataggggataataAAGGTTTAACATCATGTTCCATTGTTACAAAACTCGTTGATTAGGTTGTCTAAATTCTTCCAAGAAGAACCAACACCTTCCTCCAAAGCCTTCTTCGCCATCTTACTATATGCTTCCACATTCCTCCTCAGCTCTTTCCCTTTCTCTCCCTCCATCAACTCCTTCACTTTCTTTGCAACCTCTCCTCTTCTCGCAACACCACCACTCGCCGCCACCACTCTCTCCGCCACTCTCAGCTCTTCCACCACCAGTATCGCATTCAAAGGCTGCTCGGCCGCTACTGGAAACGCCAAGATTGGAACCCCAGCGCAAATGCTCTCCATCAGAGAATTCCACCCACAGTGGCTCAAGAACCCTCTAACACTCTCGTGCTCTAGTATCTTCCTCTGATCAACCCATTCATCTTTCACCGCCATTCCTCTCTCTCCCACTCTCTCTTCGAACCCTTTCCCTATCTCGTTTCCTTTCAACACCCAAAGAAAGTTCACCTTTGATTCTTCCAACCCTAACGCAATCTCCTCTACTTGTTCTCTCTGGATCTCGGCTTGTGAGCCAAAAGCCACGTAGAGAACATTGCATCCCTTGTCTCGCTTTTCATCTAGCCATTTCATCCAAACAGTTTTGACCTTCTCTGCTCCCTCGTCCTCCAAGCTGACAGAACACAAAGATGTACGTATGATGATGATCATGTTTTCCTCAATTTCTTATTGATTAGTACTAGACTTATGAGCAAATCTCGTAAACAACACTATTTAGTTTGTcacaaaataacatttaaaaagaaaaaatactcAACAATCAACATAGCATTTTTAGTCAATAAAATCCTAAATTATCTTACATCCTAAACCATAATTTTGTCCTCTAAATACTAGAACTCTAATCACTAGACCTTAActcaaatacaaaaatatatttattttttaccttttaataaataatattttgaagattttctttttaagtgctattttttgaacaaaattttgatttagtGCTAGTTAAGAATATTTCTCTATACTTATTTACACAAAATCATACTTAATTAGCTTACGAGTTTTTGGCAAGACAAAGTGGTCCAAGTGTCCATGGCCTGAGCTCGCGAGTACGCTTATAGAAATCTATAAACACCGGCTCAAGGTCATCGAACGTGTTGAATATGATACCTTGACTTTTACTCATAGACGTGACTTGATCTATGATAAGCTTGAATCCAGGATCCGTGGCGAGTTTCGCATCAGACATATCTTCAACGAAATCGCATTTTCTAACCTTAATCCATGGAAACTCCGGTACGGCAACCGCCTCCGTCTCGGACTTAACCTTAGACAGAAGCTGGTTTTCAAAGACACTGTCCAGTATACAGGGGGAAGCGCAGTTCATACCCAAGAAAACAAGCCGAGGAAACCCTAGCTTCAGAGCCGACTCCAGCGTCCACCACAAGAAACCGTCTGAGACCATGAAACTGACGCGTGGCAGGGACGCGAGCTCTCGCTCGAAGTCGGGCTGCATTGACTCGGTGGCTCTCGTGAAAGGCACGTGGAGGGAGGAGATAGCCGGGAGCTTGTCGGTGCATTCCAGGCCGGGTGGGATCTCCGGGACGTTCTTGGGGAAAGGGAGGGCGATGACGGTTGCTTTGGTGCCGGAGAGTGAGTCGGCGAAGAAAGGACGGTTTAAAGGAGTGGTGAAGACGGTGACGGAGATGTCTCTGGCGAAGGAGTGGGAGAGGAGGAGACGGGCTAGCTGAAGCATAGGTATCATGTGCCCTTTGGACATGTATGGGAACAAAACCACGTGAACTTTTTCTAACTCCATTTGAGAAATGAGATCTGTGGAAAGACTTCTCTGTTTCTTATAATGTGTCTCTATGTATAAACAAAGACTTTCATGTCCGTTGAGATCTCAGATCTGTGCATAGGCTTCCCAACCCCTTCTCGTACCTGTCTCTatgtataataaataaagacTTAAAATGTCTATTGAGACGTGTGCCTAGTGGCTAGTGGCTAGGGCCTAGGATTATCTCTCCGTGACCAAAAATTGATGAAACATTTCATTTAGCAATCTGCGAATAACTAATTactgatattaaaaaaatagcagTTTGACAGACGATTGTTGTCTTTGGCACTTTACTTGGTATACACGGTTTGTTGAGTTTTCTGAATCAGACTGGTTCATCAACTCTTTGCACTTGTCCTGCAAAACCCTGACGATTATATTCACTTACggttaaaatttttgaattacTTCGCCGCTGAGTAAATGAATAAGCTATGATATTACGATAATATTCATCAGAACATGAGTGCTACTTCAAAGATCTAAGATCGATTGAGGAAAATGCATAGTACAACTAGCTGATGACTCAT contains these protein-coding regions:
- the LOC108812735 gene encoding nuclear pore complex protein NUP98A produces the protein MFGSSNPFGQSSSSSSPFGSQSLFGQTSNTSSNNPFAPAAATPFGTSSSPFAAQTGSSIFGGTSTGVFGAPQASSPFGSTTTFGASSSPAFGSSTPAFGASPAPSPFGGSSGFGQGFSTPQSNPFGSTAQQSQPAFGNSTFGSSTPFGATSTPAFGASSTPAFGATSTPSFGASSTPAFGATSTPAFGTSNQPSFGATSTPAFGASPTPAFGSTGNTFGNTGFGSGGAFGASSTPAFGASSTPAFGASNTPAFGAAASPAFGASSSPAFGASSTPTFGASNTSSFSFGSSPAFGQSTSAFGSSAFGSTPSPFGAQGAQPQASTPTFGSSGFGQSPFGGQQQGGSRAVPYAPTVEADTASGTPAGKLESISAMPAYKDKSHEELRWEDYQRGDKGGPRPAGQSPGNTGFGVSAAQPNPFAPSPAFGQTPANPANPFASSTSTNPFASQTPTIASSGFGAATSTFGSSPFGVTSSSNLFGSTSSTATSAFGTTTSSPLFGSSSTPGFGSSPSIFGSAPGQGATSAFGNTQSSSLFSSNPSMGQTGSAFGQTGSAFGQFGQNSAPAFGQTNMFNKPSTGFGNLFSSSSTLTTSSSSPFGQTTPAGVTPFQSSQPGQASNGFGFNNFGQTQAANATGNAGGLGFFGQGNFGQTPAPPSSVVLQPVVVTNPFGTLPAMPQISINQSGNSSSIQYGISSLPVVDKPVPVRVSSLLTSRHLLQRRVRLPARKYRPGDNGPKVPFFIDDEETPSSTPKADALFIPRENPRALVIRPAQQWSSRGKSSSIPKDRPTAPVHENGKSPDIATDAVNHDENGNGKLASAEERTHPSINGNQKSNGTTSTDLAGEKDRPYRTLGGGHAGGEAATDIVAIMPKLRQSDYFTEPRIPELAAKERADPGYCSRVKDFVVGRHGYGSIKFMGETDIRGLDLESLVQFNNREVIVYLDESQKPAVGEGLNKPAEVTLLNIKCVDKKTGKQFTEGERVEKYKMMLKRKAEAQGAEFVSFDPVKGEWKFRVDHFSSYKLDDEDDDEA
- the LOC108811055 gene encoding UDP-glycosyltransferase 90A2-like, with product MELEKVHVVLFPYMSKGHMIPMLQLARLLLSHSFARDISVTVFTTPLNRPFFADSLSGTKATVIALPFPKNVPEIPPGLECTDKLPAISSLHVPFTRATESMQPDFERELASLPRVSFMVSDGFLWWTLESALKLGFPRLVFLGMNCASPCILDSVFENQLLSKVKSETEAVAVPEFPWIKVRKCDFVEDMSDAKLATDPGFKLIIDQVTSMSKSQGIIFNTFDDLEPVFIDFYKRTRELRPWTLGPLCLAKNSLEDEGAEKVKTVWMKWLDEKRDKGCNVLYVAFGSQAEIQREQVEEIALGLEESKVNFLWVLKGNEIGKGFEERVGERGMAVKDEWVDQRKILEHESVRGFLSHCGWNSLMESICAGVPILAFPVAAEQPLNAILVVEELRVAERVVAASGGVARRGEVAKKVKELMEGEKGKELRRNVEAYSKMAKKALEEGVGSSWKNLDNLINEFCNNGT